The Oceanococcus sp. HetDA_MAG_MS8 nucleotide sequence CGAATCTCGGAGCCGCCAAAGGCTAAGCCCTTACCCGTGAGTACACCCACAAACTCATTGCGAATACGTTTGTATTGGCCGAATAAGTAGCTAATCTCGCGAGCGCCGACGCCGATATCACCGGCGGGGACGTCGCAGTAGGGGCCAATGTGGCGGTGCATCTCCGTCATGAAGGCTTGGCAGAATCGCATCACCTCGCGGTCGCTTTTGCCCTTGGGGTTGAAGTCCGAGCCTCCTTTGCCACCGCCCATAGGGAGTCCGGTGAGCGAGTTCTTAAAGGTTTGCTCGAAGGCCAAAAACTTCAACACCGACTGGGTGAGGTGCTGGTGGAAACGTAAGCCGCCCTTGTAGGGGCCGATGGCATTGCAGTGTTGTACGCGGTAGCCGCGTTGGGTGCGAACCTGCCCTTGGTCATCTTCCCAGCACACGCGAAAGCTCACAATCCGGTCGGGTTCGGTGAGCCTTTCTAAAATCTGCGCTTGCGCGAACTCAGGACGCGTGTCCAGGTAGGGAAGAATATGTTCAGCCACCTCACACACGGCCTGATGAAACTCGGGCTCGGCAGGGTTGCGGCGTTTGAGCCCCTGCATGAACTGGTCGAGTTGGTCTTTATGTTTATTCGTCATGCCGGTTGTCTCCAGTGAATAGTGATGCCCCGTAGGCAGGCAGTTGCAGTGCCACCACGCCCCATCATGACAATGTTTCAAGGCTTGGGTCTGCGACTTTAGCCCTAGGCTGCAGGGATTTCGCCTCCTCCGTGAGCCGGTGGCTGGCAGCATCGGCTGGGCCCTGTGATGCCTAAGCTTTCATCCACAACGCCACTATGGGCAGGGCTTTGGCCTCAACCCCAGCCAACGATCGGGAGTGCTCCACGCCGGCTTCCCGCTGGTGAGCATCGCTGGAGCTGTGGGTGAAAAATGGGGCTCAGCGCTACAGTCTGCGCTAACGACTGGGTATCATGCGCGATATGCCGGATTTAGCAGCCAACGCCCACGACCAAGACCTCAGCGGACAATCTTCGCGGGAATACACCGTGGACGAGCTTGCCCGCGTGGCCGGAACGACGGTGCGTAATGTTCGGGCCTATCAGGATCGTGGCCTTCTGCCAGCACCGGAAATTCGTGGCCGAACTGGGTACTACAACCATAATCACCTGGCTCGCTTACGCATCATCGCCAGCATGCTGGGACGGGGCTACACCCTGAACTCCATTGGTGAACTCATGGTGGCTTGGCAGGAGGGGCGTGACCTCACCGAGCTGTTGGGTTTGGAGGTGGCGGTGACGCAGCCTTTTGTGGAGGAGCTGCCAGAAACAACGACGCTACAAAAGCTCAAGGACGATTTTCACGGTGAGTTCACCGCCGCCACGCTAAGTAAAGCGGTGGCTCTGGACGTGGTGCGGATGCGCGGAAAAACTCTGGAGATCCCCAGCCCGCGATTAATGGCCGCTGGAAAAGCCCTAGCAGCCTATGGCATCCCGCTGGAGGAAATGCTGGATCTTATTGCGGGCTTGCGGGCAAATGTCGAGAGGGTCGCGCAGGGCATGGTCGAGATGGTGGCGCGCCACGTGGTTGACCCGCAGTGGCAAGGCGGGCTGCCCCCGTCGGACAAAATTGGCGACTTGGCGGCGGTGATCTGGAATTTACGCCCATTGGTTGAGAAGGCCGTACTGCCAGAGGTGTCGCGTGCAATGCACAAGGCACTGGAGAATCAGTTGGGCGATCGGCTGTCGGTGGTGATGGATCACCTCCCCGAGCGTCTGGATGCAGCGCCCAGCGGGGCCGCAGTCAAGCCCCGGTCAGACGCCGATTAAGTGCAATAGCGGCGGAGTCTGGAAGCATCCGCAGCACCTGTCTAAAGGCATGCGTGCCCAAGCCGACGAGGTAATGCAGCCGTGGCTTTTTCTCCGTAGCCGCTTTGAGCACCACCTGAGCCACATCTTCCGCCACCAGCTTCACCCCTAAACTTTTGGTGGCGGCCACCTGGGTCATTCCGCCGACCATGCGGGTATTCACGAACAAGGGCATAAGATCGCAGACATGAATACCTTGCGCCGCCCACTCCAAATGCAGGCCCTCGGTGAAGCCGCGCACGGCAAACTTACTGGCGGCATAGCTCACCAGTGCAGGCTGACCGAACAGGGCTGAGGCGGAGGATAAGTTGATAACCCGGCTGCCAGATCGCAAGTAGGGGTAGGCCGTGTGGCAAGCGGTCATGATGCCTTTGACATTGACATCCATGATGGCCAGGTGCTTATCCAAAGACACTTCGGTAAAGGGCCCGTCTGCCAGGATGCCCGCATTGTTGAGGAGCACGTCCAGAGGCTGTTCTGAAAATGTCGTGAAGGCCTCCAGAGCGTCTTGCCAGGCCTGTCCATCACACACATCGAGGTGGCCAAGAAAGATCTGCTGCTCGGAGTAAACCGCTGCCCATTCCTGTAACAGGGGTAAGTCGATGTCGAAGGCGCCGACGGTCCAGCCTTGGCTTAAGAACAGCTCTGCTGTGGCGCGGCCGATGCCTTGAGCGGCACCCGTAATCATGATGGTTGGCATGCATGGTCTCCTGGATCGCTGGCGGCAGTATACGGTCAGCCCTGCCGCCCGCTCATGCGTGTGTTGCCAGATGCTCGTTGTCGCTGATCCCTACCCATGCTCGCCATGCGAGGGCCTGCTTTCTAGCTAGTTAAAGCCAGCCTCAGGCCGAGGGCGATAAATAATGAGCCCAGGCCACGGTCGACCCAGGCAGCGGCATTGCGGTTACTGCTAATCGCCAGACTCAGCCGGCTGCCCAGCAGCACGGCAGGAACCTCCACAAAGGCAGCCAACACGATGACCAGGCTTCCGTGCAAGGCGAGCTGCGCCCCGACTGGGCCGGCATCGGCAACCACAAACTGCGGTAAGAAGGCTAAGAAGAACAGAGCGAGTTTGGGGTTGAGTGCAGAGACCAGCATGCCTTGACGATAAATGCGCCCATGCGCCCGTGGTGGAGCGGCTTGACCCTCGACGGAGAAGCGCCCATCGGAGCGCAGGGCCTGAACGCCCAGCCAGACCAGGTAGGCGGCTCCCAACCATTTCACCACGGTAAAGGCGCGGCCGGAGGCTGCCAGAACGGCGGACAAGCCCAGAGCCGCGAGGGCAACATGGGTAAAGGCCCCCGTCCAAATTCCCATCACAGCGACAAA carries:
- a CDS encoding MerR family transcriptional regulator, which produces MRDMPDLAANAHDQDLSGQSSREYTVDELARVAGTTVRNVRAYQDRGLLPAPEIRGRTGYYNHNHLARLRIIASMLGRGYTLNSIGELMVAWQEGRDLTELLGLEVAVTQPFVEELPETTTLQKLKDDFHGEFTAATLSKAVALDVVRMRGKTLEIPSPRLMAAGKALAAYGIPLEEMLDLIAGLRANVERVAQGMVEMVARHVVDPQWQGGLPPSDKIGDLAAVIWNLRPLVEKAVLPEVSRAMHKALENQLGDRLSVVMDHLPERLDAAPSGAAVKPRSDAD
- a CDS encoding SDR family oxidoreductase; amino-acid sequence: MPTIMITGAAQGIGRATAELFLSQGWTVGAFDIDLPLLQEWAAVYSEQQIFLGHLDVCDGQAWQDALEAFTTFSEQPLDVLLNNAGILADGPFTEVSLDKHLAIMDVNVKGIMTACHTAYPYLRSGSRVINLSSASALFGQPALVSYAASKFAVRGFTEGLHLEWAAQGIHVCDLMPLFVNTRMVGGMTQVAATKSLGVKLVAEDVAQVVLKAATEKKPRLHYLVGLGTHAFRQVLRMLPDSAAIALNRRLTGA
- a CDS encoding LysE family translocator; amino-acid sequence: MFDYTWAHWAAFVSATMLLNLSPGPDLAYILGQTIRHGQRAGFVAVMGIWTGAFTHVALAALGLSAVLAASGRAFTVVKWLGAAYLVWLGVQALRSDGRFSVEGQAAPPRAHGRIYRQGMLVSALNPKLALFFLAFLPQFVVADAGPVGAQLALHGSLVIVLAAFVEVPAVLLGSRLSLAISSNRNAAAWVDRGLGSLFIALGLRLALTS